A window from Aeromonas rivipollensis encodes these proteins:
- a CDS encoding Preprotein translocase subunit SecY, with protein MTTQAPAALRYPKGWFALTTVYSFTGLAILASIVFSLLLFLSIDDNPLMKWLFGGLAIIFELGKFYVWYEYGECKARRDLGGAFWSLLFYSVLAAISIGGSIGGINSATNTILSQQARHEREIARFDEQIASIERQIQLNEEAARKYIEMARISSGVSGLQQANTRLRLKQDELRQERDAKPVNEQSSMLGLMSSLADGVGMSISQVQFLLVCFLSVLLDAFGAFFVSLIGEENRFRRQWQWLRAREQAEARQIESAAAAPMVVSRPEPAPAVVAQVRSALESGELKCSKRKVAEALSLSLEEVDRVFHHLLAEGVLGQGSNRHYHLSSQAG; from the coding sequence ATGACCACACAGGCTCCTGCCGCATTGCGCTATCCCAAGGGCTGGTTCGCACTGACCACGGTGTACAGTTTTACCGGGTTGGCCATTCTGGCCTCCATCGTCTTCTCCCTGCTGCTGTTTCTCTCCATCGACGACAACCCGCTGATGAAGTGGCTGTTTGGCGGCCTGGCCATCATCTTCGAGCTGGGCAAGTTCTATGTCTGGTACGAGTATGGGGAGTGCAAGGCGCGCCGGGATCTCGGCGGTGCCTTCTGGTCACTGCTGTTTTACAGCGTGCTGGCCGCCATCTCCATCGGTGGCAGCATAGGCGGCATCAACAGCGCCACCAACACCATCCTGAGCCAGCAGGCTCGCCACGAGCGGGAGATAGCCCGTTTCGACGAGCAGATCGCCAGCATAGAGCGGCAGATCCAGCTCAACGAGGAGGCGGCGCGCAAGTACATAGAGATGGCGCGGATCTCCAGCGGCGTGAGCGGATTGCAGCAGGCCAACACCCGGCTCAGGCTGAAGCAGGATGAGCTGCGTCAGGAGCGCGACGCCAAGCCTGTCAATGAACAGTCCTCCATGCTGGGGTTGATGAGCAGCCTGGCGGACGGGGTGGGCATGAGCATCAGCCAGGTGCAGTTCCTGCTGGTCTGCTTCCTCTCGGTGTTGCTGGATGCGTTCGGTGCCTTTTTCGTCAGCCTGATCGGCGAGGAGAACCGCTTCCGCCGTCAATGGCAGTGGCTGAGGGCGCGGGAGCAGGCCGAGGCGCGCCAGATCGAATCAGCCGCCGCCGCGCCCATGGTGGTGAGCAGACCCGAGCCCGCACCGGCCGTGGTGGCCCAGGTGCGCAGCGCGCTGGAGAGCGGCGAGCTCAAGTGCAGCAAGCGCAAGGTGGCAGAGGCCCTCTCCCTTTCGCTGGAAGAGGTGGACCGTGTGTTCCACCATCTGCTGGCAGAGGGGGTACTGGGGCAGGGCAGCAATCGCCACTACCACCTCAGTTCGCAAGCGGGTTGA